A stretch of Perognathus longimembris pacificus isolate PPM17 chromosome 1, ASM2315922v1, whole genome shotgun sequence DNA encodes these proteins:
- the Dctn2 gene encoding dynactin subunit 2 isoform X2, with the protein MADPKYADLPGIARNEPDVYETSDLPEDDQAEFDAEELTSTSVEHIIVNPNAAYDKFKDKRVGTKGLDFSDRIGKTKMTGYESGDYEMLGEGLGMKETPQQKYQRLLHEVQELTTEVEKIKTTVKESASEEKLTPVVLAKQLTALKQQLVASHLEKLLGPDAAINLTDPDGALAKRLLLQLEATRNSKGISGGKTASGTPSDSNLVTYELHSRPEQDKFSQAAKVAELEKRLTELEATVRCDQDAQNPLSAGLQGACLMETVELLQAKVSALDLAVLDQVEARLQSVLGKVNEIAKHKASVEDADTQSKVHQLYETIQRWSPIASTLPELVQRLVTIKQLHEQAMQFGQLLTHLDTTQQMIASSLKDNTTLLTQVQTTMRENLATVEGNFASIDERMKKLGK; encoded by the exons ATGGCGGATCCTAAATACGCCGACCTTCCCGGCATT GCCAGGAACGAGCCAGATGTTTATGAAACCAGCGACCTACCTGAGGATGATCAAGCGGAGTTTGATGCG GAGGAGTTGACAAGCACAAGTGTGGAGCACATTATTGTCAATCCCAACGCTGCCTATGACAAGTTCAAGGACAAGAGAGTGGGGACAAAGGGTCTTG ATTTCTCAGATCGTATTGGAAAAACCAAGATGACAGGATATGAATCTGGAGATTATGagatg CTTGGAGAAGGTCTGGGAATGAAGGAGACCCCTCAGCAAAAGTACCAGCGACTGCTACATGAGGTCCAAGAGCTGACAACTGAAGTTGAGAAAATCAAG ACAACAGTGAAGGAGTCAGCCAGTGAGGAGAAGCTGACCCCTGTAGTGCTGGCTAAACAGCTGACAGCCCTGAAGCAACAGCTGGTTGCTTCCCACCTGGAAAAGCTGCTGGGACCAGATGCTGCAATCAACCTCACTGACCCCGATGGAGCTCTTGCTAA GCGCCTACTACTGCAGCTGGAAGCAACCAGGAACAGCAAAGGGATTTCAGGAGGAAAGACTGCAAGTGGGACACCCTCAGATAGCAACCTTGTCACTTATGAGCTACATTCTCGGCCTGAGCAGGACAAGTTCTCTCAAGCTGCCAAA GTTGCAGAACTTGAGAAGCGCCTGACAGAGCTGGAGGCAACTGTACGCTGTGATCAGGATGCTCAG AATCCCCTTTCTGCAGGTCTACAGGGAGCTTGTCTTATG GAAACTGTAGAGCTGTTGCAGGCAAAGGTGAGCGCCCTGGACCTTGCAGTTTTGGACCAAGTAGAGGCTCGGCTACAG AGTGTTCTGGGAAAGGTGAATGAGATCGCCAAGCATAAAGCCTCTGTGGAGGATGCAGATACACAAAGCAAG GTTCACCAGCTATATGAAACCATCCAGCGCTGGAGCCCCATTGCCTCCACCCTTCCTGAGCTGGTGCAAAGACTTGTCACCATCAAGCAGCTGCATGAGCAAG CCATGCAGTTTGGTCAGCTTCTGACACACTTGGATACCACCCAGCAGATGATTGCTAGTTCTCTCAAGGATAATACCACCCTCTTGACCCAG GTACAGACAACCATGCGTGAAAACCTGGCCACAGTTGAGGGGAACTTTGCCAGCATTGATGAGCGGATGAAGAAGCTAGGAAAGTGA
- the Dctn2 gene encoding dynactin subunit 2 isoform X1: MADPKYADLPGIARNEPDVYETSDLPEDDQAEFDAELEELTSTSVEHIIVNPNAAYDKFKDKRVGTKGLDFSDRIGKTKMTGYESGDYEMLGEGLGMKETPQQKYQRLLHEVQELTTEVEKIKTTVKESASEEKLTPVVLAKQLTALKQQLVASHLEKLLGPDAAINLTDPDGALAKRLLLQLEATRNSKGISGGKTASGTPSDSNLVTYELHSRPEQDKFSQAAKVAELEKRLTELEATVRCDQDAQNPLSAGLQGACLMETVELLQAKVSALDLAVLDQVEARLQSVLGKVNEIAKHKASVEDADTQSKVHQLYETIQRWSPIASTLPELVQRLVTIKQLHEQAMQFGQLLTHLDTTQQMIASSLKDNTTLLTQVQTTMRENLATVEGNFASIDERMKKLGK, translated from the exons ATGGCGGATCCTAAATACGCCGACCTTCCCGGCATT GCCAGGAACGAGCCAGATGTTTATGAAACCAGCGACCTACCTGAGGATGATCAAGCGGAGTTTGATGCG GAGCTG GAGGAGTTGACAAGCACAAGTGTGGAGCACATTATTGTCAATCCCAACGCTGCCTATGACAAGTTCAAGGACAAGAGAGTGGGGACAAAGGGTCTTG ATTTCTCAGATCGTATTGGAAAAACCAAGATGACAGGATATGAATCTGGAGATTATGagatg CTTGGAGAAGGTCTGGGAATGAAGGAGACCCCTCAGCAAAAGTACCAGCGACTGCTACATGAGGTCCAAGAGCTGACAACTGAAGTTGAGAAAATCAAG ACAACAGTGAAGGAGTCAGCCAGTGAGGAGAAGCTGACCCCTGTAGTGCTGGCTAAACAGCTGACAGCCCTGAAGCAACAGCTGGTTGCTTCCCACCTGGAAAAGCTGCTGGGACCAGATGCTGCAATCAACCTCACTGACCCCGATGGAGCTCTTGCTAA GCGCCTACTACTGCAGCTGGAAGCAACCAGGAACAGCAAAGGGATTTCAGGAGGAAAGACTGCAAGTGGGACACCCTCAGATAGCAACCTTGTCACTTATGAGCTACATTCTCGGCCTGAGCAGGACAAGTTCTCTCAAGCTGCCAAA GTTGCAGAACTTGAGAAGCGCCTGACAGAGCTGGAGGCAACTGTACGCTGTGATCAGGATGCTCAG AATCCCCTTTCTGCAGGTCTACAGGGAGCTTGTCTTATG GAAACTGTAGAGCTGTTGCAGGCAAAGGTGAGCGCCCTGGACCTTGCAGTTTTGGACCAAGTAGAGGCTCGGCTACAG AGTGTTCTGGGAAAGGTGAATGAGATCGCCAAGCATAAAGCCTCTGTGGAGGATGCAGATACACAAAGCAAG GTTCACCAGCTATATGAAACCATCCAGCGCTGGAGCCCCATTGCCTCCACCCTTCCTGAGCTGGTGCAAAGACTTGTCACCATCAAGCAGCTGCATGAGCAAG CCATGCAGTTTGGTCAGCTTCTGACACACTTGGATACCACCCAGCAGATGATTGCTAGTTCTCTCAAGGATAATACCACCCTCTTGACCCAG GTACAGACAACCATGCGTGAAAACCTGGCCACAGTTGAGGGGAACTTTGCCAGCATTGATGAGCGGATGAAGAAGCTAGGAAAGTGA